The Streptomyces sp. Mut1 genome window below encodes:
- a CDS encoding N-acetylneuraminate synthase family protein produces the protein MSTSRLRTLGNRTAGPGQPVYITGEIGINHNGDLGNALALIDVAAEAGCDAVKFQKRTPEICTPRDQWDIERDTPWGRMTYIDYRHRVEFGETEYRAISEHCAERGIDWFASPWDTEAVTFLEKFDVPAHKVASASLTDDELLRTLRATGRTVILSTGMSTPRQIRHAVEVLGSDNILLCHATSTYPAKAEELNLRVINTLQQEYPNVPIGYSGHETGLQTTLAAVALGAAFVERHITLDRAMWGSDQAASVEPQGLTRLVRDIRTIEASLGDGVKKVYESELGPMKKLRRVPGVVAESGSAAPAAEPVAV, from the coding sequence ATGAGCACCTCCCGTCTGCGCACCCTCGGCAACCGCACCGCCGGACCCGGGCAGCCCGTGTACATCACCGGCGAGATCGGCATCAACCACAACGGCGACCTCGGCAACGCCCTCGCGCTCATCGACGTGGCCGCCGAAGCCGGCTGCGACGCCGTCAAGTTCCAGAAGCGCACCCCGGAGATCTGCACCCCCCGCGACCAGTGGGACATCGAGCGCGACACCCCCTGGGGCCGGATGACGTACATCGACTACCGCCACCGCGTCGAGTTCGGCGAGACCGAGTACCGGGCCATCTCCGAGCACTGCGCCGAGCGCGGCATCGACTGGTTCGCCTCCCCGTGGGACACCGAGGCCGTCACCTTCCTGGAGAAGTTCGACGTGCCCGCCCACAAGGTGGCCTCCGCCTCGCTCACCGACGACGAACTGCTGCGCACCCTGCGGGCCACCGGCCGCACGGTGATCCTCTCCACCGGCATGTCGACCCCGCGCCAGATCCGGCACGCGGTCGAGGTCCTCGGCTCCGACAACATCCTGCTCTGCCACGCCACCTCCACGTACCCGGCGAAGGCCGAGGAGCTGAACCTGCGGGTCATCAACACCCTCCAGCAGGAGTACCCCAACGTCCCGATCGGCTACAGCGGCCACGAGACAGGCCTCCAGACCACCCTCGCCGCGGTCGCCCTCGGCGCCGCGTTCGTCGAGCGCCACATCACCCTGGACCGCGCCATGTGGGGCTCCGACCAGGCCGCGTCCGTCGAACCCCAGGGCCTCACCCGCCTCGTCCGCGACATCCGCACCATCGAGGCCTCCCTCGGCGACGGCGTCAAGAAGGTGTACGAGTCCGAGCTCGGCCCGATGAAGAAGCTCCGCCGGGTCCCGGGCGTCGTCGCGGAGAGCGGCTCGGCGGCCCCGGCCGCCGAGCCGGTCGCGGTCTGA
- a CDS encoding acylneuraminate cytidylyltransferase: protein MTQPTVLAVIPARGGSKGVPAKNLAQVGGVPLVVRAVRACLASGEVSDVVVTTDAPAVAEAARAAGEALGEDGRLHCVQRPEAIAGDTATSEAAVLHALDAYEAMHGRTVDVVLLVQCTSPFITREDIDRVAAAVARDGADTAVTVAPFHGFLWRDGSAVEDHNYGVNHDKSVRPRRQDRPEDLLETGAAYAMDAAGFRTHRHRFFGETALVRTDPARVLEIDDPHDLARARALAPLLDPAPLPTLDDIDAVVLDFDGTQTDDRVLIDADGRETVAVHRGDGLGIAALRKAGVPLLILSTEQNPVVAARAHKLRIPVLHGIDRKDLALKQWCDEQSLAPERVMYVGNDVNDLPCFALAGWPVAVASAHDSVRAAARAVTTTPGGFGAVREIAAWLLGPTLTNASAPTE, encoded by the coding sequence ATGACGCAGCCCACCGTGCTCGCCGTGATCCCCGCCCGCGGCGGATCCAAGGGCGTGCCCGCCAAGAACCTCGCCCAGGTCGGCGGCGTACCGCTCGTCGTCCGCGCGGTCCGCGCCTGCCTGGCGTCGGGCGAGGTGAGCGACGTCGTCGTGACGACCGACGCCCCGGCCGTCGCCGAGGCGGCCCGCGCCGCGGGCGAGGCCCTCGGCGAGGACGGCCGGCTGCACTGCGTGCAGCGCCCCGAGGCCATCGCCGGCGACACCGCGACCAGCGAGGCCGCCGTCCTGCACGCCCTCGACGCCTACGAGGCCATGCACGGCCGCACGGTCGACGTCGTCCTGCTCGTCCAGTGCACCAGCCCCTTCATCACCCGCGAGGACATCGACCGGGTCGCCGCCGCCGTCGCCCGCGACGGCGCCGACACGGCCGTCACCGTCGCCCCCTTCCACGGCTTCCTGTGGCGCGACGGCAGCGCGGTCGAGGACCACAACTACGGCGTCAACCACGACAAGTCCGTCCGCCCCCGCCGCCAGGACCGCCCCGAGGACCTCCTCGAAACGGGCGCCGCCTACGCCATGGACGCGGCCGGATTCCGCACCCACCGCCACCGCTTCTTCGGCGAGACCGCCCTCGTGCGCACCGACCCGGCCCGCGTCCTGGAGATCGACGACCCGCACGACCTGGCCCGCGCCCGCGCGCTGGCCCCGCTGCTGGACCCGGCCCCGCTGCCCACCCTCGACGACATCGACGCGGTCGTCCTCGACTTCGACGGCACCCAGACCGACGACCGGGTCCTCATCGACGCCGACGGCCGCGAGACCGTCGCCGTCCACCGGGGCGACGGACTCGGCATCGCCGCGCTGCGCAAGGCGGGCGTACCGCTCCTGATCCTCTCCACGGAACAGAACCCGGTCGTCGCCGCCCGCGCCCACAAGCTGCGCATTCCCGTCCTGCACGGTATCGACCGCAAGGACCTCGCGCTCAAGCAGTGGTGCGACGAACAGTCCCTCGCCCCCGAACGCGTCATGTACGTCGGCAACGACGTCAACGACCTCCCCTGCTTCGCGCTCGCCGGCTGGCCCGTCGCCGTCGCCAGCGCCCACGACTCGGTGCGCGCGGCGGCGCGCGCCGTGACCACCACCCCCGGCGGCTTCGGCGCCGTCCGCGAGATCGCGGCCTGGCTCCTGGGCCCCACCCTCACCAACGCCTCAGCCCCCACCGAGTAA
- a CDS encoding glycosyltransferase family 2 protein encodes MVKLSVIVPFYNVRTYAPDTLRSLRANAREDFEFILVDDCSTDGTAELLRRAQEEIPGVAVLRHEQNGGLATARNTGLDAARGTYVAFLDGDDWLAPGFYAGLLARTEALGCDFVRTDHVQVDGRNRTVHRVPHGRRGQVMAPRDAILPATRTTSVDYAYAWAGLYHRRLLDRGLLHFTDGLRTAEDRPWIWRLHREADSFAVLGLLGIFYRRGVASSLTQIGDMRQLDFIRSFDQVVRETAADRDAHALLPKAVRNYCAIISHHMGAAERFEPAVARALKSMSAGALRRMPQDVLDEALDSMDVERATLLRRLRRRPAAKEVTAA; translated from the coding sequence GTGGTCAAGCTCTCCGTCATCGTGCCGTTCTACAACGTTCGGACATATGCGCCAGACACGCTCAGAAGCCTGCGGGCCAATGCCCGCGAGGACTTCGAGTTCATCCTCGTCGACGACTGTTCGACCGACGGGACCGCGGAGCTGTTGCGCCGCGCGCAGGAGGAGATTCCGGGGGTGGCTGTCCTCAGACACGAGCAGAACGGCGGTCTGGCCACCGCCCGGAACACCGGTCTGGACGCGGCCCGCGGCACCTATGTCGCCTTCCTGGACGGCGACGACTGGCTGGCCCCCGGTTTCTACGCCGGGCTGCTGGCCAGGACCGAGGCGCTGGGCTGCGACTTCGTGCGCACCGACCACGTCCAGGTGGACGGCCGCAACCGCACGGTCCACCGTGTCCCGCACGGCCGCCGGGGCCAGGTCATGGCCCCCCGGGACGCGATCCTGCCCGCCACGCGCACCACGTCGGTCGACTACGCGTACGCCTGGGCGGGGCTCTACCACCGCCGGCTCCTGGACCGGGGGCTGCTGCACTTCACCGACGGGCTGCGCACGGCGGAGGACCGGCCGTGGATCTGGCGGCTGCACCGCGAGGCGGATTCCTTCGCGGTGCTCGGCCTTCTCGGCATTTTCTACCGGCGGGGCGTCGCCTCGTCCCTGACCCAGATCGGCGACATGCGCCAGCTCGATTTCATTCGCTCGTTCGACCAGGTCGTACGGGAAACCGCGGCGGACCGCGACGCGCACGCGTTGCTGCCGAAAGCGGTGCGCAACTATTGCGCGATCATTTCCCACCACATGGGCGCGGCGGAAAGGTTCGAACCCGCTGTGGCGCGTGCGCTGAAATCCATGAGCGCGGGTGCGCTGCGGCGGATGCCGCAGGACGTGCTGGACGAGGCCCTGGACTCGATGGACGTCGAGCGGGCGACCCTGCTGCGCCGGCTGCGCCGCCGTCCGGCCGCGAAGGAGGTGACGGCCGCGTGA
- a CDS encoding M48 family metallopeptidase — MTWCAACDWNVDPGQPEAPTGRLEILRHRLARQHGERLLAEVTTDGPLRPRRGATDALALALALAVHGVTAALLVAGLLLVTLGWGSALPLLGVVCLVVTWALRPRFARLPGDEPVLRRADAPELFALIDEIAGTMGTTGVHAVSVTDECNASVSTYGLRRRRLLSIGLGLWETLTTEQRIALLGHELGHYANGDTRRGLIIGNAIRSLDTWRYLLTPVEHPTPLEAVCNTLYLLPRSAVTGVLMVLDHLTLRATQRGEYLADSFAARCGSTEAAVGLMDRLLVSESVTATLLRESNTLRSRRTGSPAGREAWDGLWERLAAHMDSIPASEHERQRRRSALRGHSVDSTHPPTHLRRARLLATAALSATVTVDAARRTAVQAELKGARNTVARRVMNGR, encoded by the coding sequence GTGACCTGGTGTGCCGCCTGCGACTGGAATGTGGACCCGGGGCAGCCGGAGGCGCCGACAGGGCGGCTGGAGATCCTGCGGCACAGGCTGGCCCGGCAGCACGGCGAGAGGCTGCTGGCCGAGGTGACCACGGACGGACCCCTCCGCCCCCGGCGCGGTGCGACAGATGCCCTCGCCCTCGCCCTGGCACTGGCCGTCCACGGCGTCACCGCCGCGCTGCTCGTCGCGGGGCTGCTGCTGGTGACGCTCGGCTGGGGCAGCGCGCTCCCGCTCCTCGGCGTCGTGTGCCTCGTCGTCACCTGGGCCCTGCGCCCCCGGTTCGCACGCCTGCCCGGAGACGAACCGGTCCTGCGCCGGGCCGACGCACCCGAGCTGTTCGCCTTGATCGACGAGATCGCCGGGACGATGGGGACGACCGGGGTGCACGCGGTCTCGGTCACCGATGAGTGCAACGCGAGCGTGTCGACGTACGGCCTCCGGCGCCGACGGCTGCTCTCCATCGGTCTCGGCCTCTGGGAGACCCTCACCACCGAGCAGCGGATCGCGCTGCTGGGGCATGAGCTCGGCCACTACGCCAACGGCGACACCCGCCGCGGCCTGATCATCGGGAACGCGATCCGTTCCCTGGACACCTGGCGGTACCTGCTGACCCCGGTCGAGCACCCGACCCCCCTGGAGGCCGTGTGCAACACGCTCTATCTGCTTCCGCGTTCCGCGGTCACGGGCGTCCTGATGGTCCTCGACCACCTGACCCTGCGCGCCACACAGCGCGGTGAGTACCTGGCCGACTCCTTCGCCGCCCGGTGCGGTTCCACGGAAGCCGCCGTGGGCCTGATGGACCGGCTGCTGGTCAGCGAATCCGTCACAGCCACCCTGCTGCGCGAGTCCAACACGCTCCGGAGCCGCCGCACCGGATCTCCGGCAGGCCGTGAGGCCTGGGACGGGCTGTGGGAACGTCTGGCCGCCCATATGGACTCGATTCCGGCGAGCGAACACGAACGGCAGCGCCGCCGCAGCGCGCTGCGCGGTCACAGCGTCGACTCCACGCACCCCCCGACCCATCTGCGCCGGGCCCGGCTGCTGGCCACGGCCGCCCTGTCGGCGACGGTCACCGTGGACGCCGCGCGCCGCACCGCGGTGCAGGCAGAACTCAAGGGGGCACGGAACACGGTGGCGCGCCGCGTCATGAACGGCCGCTGA
- a CDS encoding DUF6716 putative glycosyltransferase, with amino-acid sequence MPLSNSNSASPAAAASTDPRSPALRVAVLADSDTRWKWGALTARRLTSGDDRAATPPARISGLLLRGRATPTARQLAEVGDVGISTDRVREVTAVEFLHTVREEGYDVVVLALVGGAVQAMLHGLAALRLPARPVVVTGYVGVVYEKLTDGLLLRHGADIVLANSRHDAERFRAVYEGVGADASAVTEAALPFLGGAPYRPEPGRDTLVFAAQPSVPESRADRTYLLRRLAEHARLHPGREVLLKLRSKPGEHTTHIEEHPYQRLAERLPGGLPPNLRLVYGHMGEVLDRTDLLVTVSSTAALEALHRRIPTAVLTDLGVREPLGNHHFTGSGLLTSFDGLDSGDRPRPDPAWLAGQGVAADGSYATAYDTARARVTALLDRGRLPGPAPYYTPATAPGYLPGILARHHLAPDGHPLPGATAVRETGRVRGAVREAVRGAARGAYRHGVQRVAPVVRRMGEL; translated from the coding sequence GTGCCCCTCAGCAACAGCAATTCGGCCTCTCCCGCAGCGGCGGCGTCAACGGACCCGCGGTCCCCGGCGCTCCGGGTGGCCGTGCTCGCCGACTCCGACACCCGATGGAAGTGGGGCGCGCTCACCGCGCGCCGGCTGACCTCGGGCGACGACCGCGCGGCCACGCCCCCCGCGCGGATCAGCGGACTGCTGCTGCGCGGCCGGGCCACCCCGACCGCCCGCCAGCTCGCCGAGGTCGGCGACGTCGGCATCAGCACCGACCGGGTCCGCGAGGTCACCGCGGTCGAGTTCCTGCACACCGTGCGCGAGGAGGGCTACGACGTCGTCGTGCTCGCCCTCGTCGGCGGCGCCGTCCAGGCCATGCTGCACGGCCTCGCCGCGCTCCGGCTGCCCGCCAGGCCCGTCGTCGTCACCGGTTACGTCGGCGTCGTCTACGAGAAGCTCACCGACGGGCTCCTGCTGCGGCACGGCGCCGACATCGTCCTCGCCAACTCCCGCCACGACGCGGAACGCTTCCGCGCGGTGTACGAGGGCGTGGGCGCCGACGCCTCGGCCGTCACGGAGGCCGCCCTGCCGTTCCTCGGCGGCGCCCCCTACCGGCCCGAACCGGGCCGCGACACCCTCGTGTTCGCCGCCCAGCCCTCCGTACCGGAATCCCGCGCCGACCGGACGTACCTGCTGCGCAGGCTCGCCGAGCACGCCCGGCTGCACCCGGGACGCGAGGTCCTGCTGAAGCTGCGCTCCAAGCCCGGCGAGCACACCACGCACATCGAGGAGCACCCCTACCAGCGCCTCGCCGAGCGGCTGCCCGGCGGCCTCCCGCCCAACCTCCGCCTGGTCTACGGGCACATGGGCGAGGTCCTGGACCGCACCGACCTGCTGGTCACCGTCTCCTCGACGGCCGCCCTGGAGGCCCTGCACCGCCGCATCCCGACCGCCGTCCTCACCGACCTCGGCGTCCGCGAGCCCCTCGGCAACCACCACTTCACCGGCTCCGGCCTGCTCACCTCCTTCGACGGCCTGGACAGCGGCGACCGCCCGCGGCCCGACCCCGCGTGGCTGGCCGGCCAGGGCGTCGCCGCCGACGGCAGCTACGCCACGGCCTACGACACCGCCCGCGCCCGGGTCACCGCCCTGCTCGACCGGGGCCGGCTGCCCGGCCCCGCGCCCTACTACACGCCCGCCACCGCCCCCGGCTACCTCCCCGGCATCCTCGCCCGCCACCACCTGGCCCCCGACGGCCACCCGCTGCCCGGCGCCACCGCGGTCCGGGAGACCGGCCGGGTCAGGGGAGCGGTACGCGAGGCGGTCCGCGGCGCGGCCCGGGGCGCGTACCGCCACGGCGTCCAGCGCGTCGCCCCGGTCGTCCGCCGGATGGGCGAGCTGTGA